The Sediminicola sp. YIK13 genomic sequence CCAGGATATGCTGGAACCAGGAGTGGGCCATTTCATGAGCCGTAACCCCTACCAAACTTCCAAATTTTCGTTCGCCCGTTATCAAGGTACTCATGGCATATTCCATTCCGCCATCTCCCCCTTGTATTACGGAATACTGATCGTAAGGGTATTTCCCTATGTTTTTGCTAAAGAACTCCATCATTTCAGCGGTCTTGGGCTGAAGTTTTTTCCAGTTTTCAAGAATTTCTGGGTTGTTCTTATAAAGGAAATGAAGCAGTGGTCCATCTTTTACCTGTAAGGTATCATGAATGTATTCGGGATCTGCGGCCCACATAAAATCGTGTACCATTGGCGCTTTAAAGTGCCACGTCAATGTCTTTCCTTTTTGCTTTTTTACTTTGGTCCCAGGGGCTTGGTATCCATGACCAATTTCTTGTGGGTTCTGTAAATACCCAGTTCCTCCAACCACATACTTTTTGTCTATGGTCAAGGAGACATCAAAATCTCCCCATACGCCGTGGAATTCCCTGGCGATATACGGATCGGCATGCCATCCTTCAAAGTCATATTCAGCCAATTTTGGGTACCACTGGCTCATGGATAGCGCAACACCTTCGGCATTGTTCCTTCCTGATCTTCTGATTTGAACGGGAACCTGTCCCTTAAACTCCATTTCCAAGGTGGCCTTGGCGCCTGGTTGGATCGGATTTGCCAGTTCCACAACAAGAACTGTCCCCTCTTCTACAAAGGAGGTTGCTGCCCCGTCTTGGGTTAGGGAAGACACCTTTAAATATCCTATTTCCTCCGGGGTAAGAGAGGCAATCCTACTCTTGCCATCAACAAACATCCTGCCATCGGGATCTGCAATATTTTGAAGTCTCACGTCCATTTCACTACCGGGTTGAAAGGCGTTGAAAAAGAGGTGGTAATATACCCTGTTCAAAACATCAGGGGAATTATTGGTGTACACTAATGTCTGAGTTCCGGTGTACTGAAAGTTTTCAACATCCATATCCACCTTCATAGTGTAATCTACATGTTGTTGCCAGTAACTGGTATTATTTTGAGCCCACAGAGAGGTGGACGTTGAAATTATGGCCATAAATAGCCCTAACACTAAACCTTTATTATCCTTCATTTGTTATAGTTTGATTTTTCCTTTTGAAACTTGTTCGGCCAATATCAAGGCATTGTACGCATTGGCAATTTTTCCTGATTTGGAAATTTTATTAAATGGAGATGTGTTTGATGGATCACCGTCCAATACAACGGACATGTTGGTAGAAATCCCAGACTGCATGATGATTTTTTTCACTTGAGGGGCGCTGAGGTCAGGATATTGGGAACGGATAAGTGCCGCTATACCTGCCACTGCTGGCGCTGCCATAGAGGTACCTCCCAAAAACTCGTATTCATTGTTTGGGACAGTGGAGTAGATGGCTGCTCCAGGAGCAAAAACATCTACATTGATAACCCCATAATTGGAAAATGAGGCTACCATTTCCCCTCCATATTTACTTGTTAAAGCACCAACGGTAATTACATTGTCCGCTATTTCAGCTCCGTTGTTGACCTGATCGTTGGGAAAGTTCGAATTCTTTGGGTCATCCAAATT encodes the following:
- a CDS encoding M1 family metallopeptidase, which gives rise to MAIISTSTSLWAQNNTSYWQQHVDYTMKVDMDVENFQYTGTQTLVYTNNSPDVLNRVYYHLFFNAFQPGSEMDVRLQNIADPDGRMFVDGKSRIASLTPEEIGYLKVSSLTQDGAATSFVEEGTVLVVELANPIQPGAKATLEMEFKGQVPVQIRRSGRNNAEGVALSMSQWYPKLAEYDFEGWHADPYIAREFHGVWGDFDVSLTIDKKYVVGGTGYLQNPQEIGHGYQAPGTKVKKQKGKTLTWHFKAPMVHDFMWAADPEYIHDTLQVKDGPLLHFLYKNNPEILENWKKLQPKTAEMMEFFSKNIGKYPYDQYSVIQGGDGGMEYAMSTLITGERKFGSLVGVTAHEMAHSWFQHILASNESKHEWMDEGFTSFISGLYMNEFMGEKKDNPFEGAYKGYYRLATSGKEQPQTTHSDRYDLNFAYGVTAYSKGEIFLAQLGYVIGQDKLMEALRKYYDDFKFKHPTPNDIKRSAEKVSGIELDWYLTDWTQTTNTIDYGVKSVEEMDGKTQVTLERIGLMPMPQDILVVYEDGSQETFYAPLRMMRGEKENPYASLSRTILPDWPWAYPTYDFTIDKPMGEVRAIVLDPSELMADINRDNNIYQKEAQ